In Mus caroli chromosome 9, CAROLI_EIJ_v1.1, whole genome shotgun sequence, a single window of DNA contains:
- the Col6a6 gene encoding collagen alpha-6(VI) chain isoform X3 → MLLVLCLTMICFHVCVNQDSGPEYADVVFLVDSSDHLGLKSFPLVKTFIHKMISSLPIEANKYRVALAQYSDALHNEFHLGTFKNRNPMLNHLKKNFGFIGGSLKIGNALQEAHRTYFSAXXXXRXKXQXPPILVVLASAESEDDVEEASKALREDGVKIISVGVQKASEENLKAMATSQFHFNLRTARDLSVFAPNMTEIIKDVTQYREGMADDIIVEACQGPSVADVVFLLDMAINGSQEDLDHLKAFLGESVSALDIKENCMRVGLVTYSNETRVISSLSTGNNKTEVLQRIQDLSPQVGQAYTGAALRKTRKEIFSAQRGSRKNQGVPQIAVLVTHRASEDNVTKAAVNLRREGVTIFTMGIEGANPDELEKIASHPAEQFTSKLANFSELATHNQTFLKKLRNQITHTVSVFSERTETLKSACVDTEEADIYLLIDGSGSTQPTDFHEMKTFLSEVVGMFNIAPHKVRVGAVQYADTWDLEFEISKYSNKPDLGKAIENIRQMGGNTNTGAALNFTLKLLQRAKKERGSKVPCHLVVLTNGMSRDSVLGPAHKLREENIRVHAIGVKEANQTQLREIAGEEKRVYYVHEFDALRNIRNQVVQEICAEEACRDMKADIMFLVDSSGSIGPENFSKMKMFMKNLVSKSQIGADRVQIGVVQFSHENKEEFQLNTFMSQSDIANAIDRMTHIGETTLTGSALTFVSQYFSPDKGARPNVRKFLILITDGEAQDIVRDPALALRKEGVIIYSVGVFGSNVTQLEEISGKPEMVFYVENFDILQHIEDDLVLGICSPREECKRIEVLDVVFVIDSSGSIDYQEYNIMKDFMIGLVKKADVGKNQVRFGALKYADDPEVLFYLDELGTKLEVISVLQNDHPMGGNTYTAEALAFSDHMFTEARGSRLHKGVPQVLIVITDGESHDAEKLNATAKALRDKGILVLAVGIAGANSWELLAMAGSSDKYYFVETFGGLKGIFSDVSASVCNSSKVDCEIEKVDLVFLMDGSNSIHPDDFQKMKGFLVSVVQDFHVSLNRVRIGVAQFSDSYRSEFLLGTFTGEREISTQIEGIQQIFGYTHIGDALRKVKYFFQPDTGSRISAGTPQVLLVLTDGRSQDEVAQAAEELRHKGVDIYSVGIGDVDDQQLVQITGMAEKKLTVHNFDELKKVKKRIVRNICTSGGESS, encoded by the exons ATGCTGCTGGTTTTGTGCCTGACGATGATTTGTTTCCACGTGTGTGTGAACCAAGATTCTG GCCCCGAGTATGCAGACGTGGTGTTTCTGGTGGACAGCTCCGATCACCTAGGGCTTAAGTCCTTTCCCCTTGTGAAAACTTTCATCCACAAGATGATCAGCAGCCTCCCCATAGAGGCCAACAAGTACCGCGTGGCCCTGGCCCAGTACAGCGATGCTCTCCACAATGAGTTCCACCTGGGCACCTTCAAGAACAGGAACCCCATGCTGAACCACCTGAAGAAGAACTTCGGGTTCATCGGTGGCTCCCTGAAGATAGGGAACGCCCTGCAGGAGGCTCACAGGACCTATTTCTCTGCTNCCANAANTGNAAGAGANAAGANACAGTNCCCNCCAATCCTGGTGGTGCTGGCTTCAGCAGAGTCTGAGGATGATGTGGAAGAGGCTTCGAAGGCCCTGCGGGAAGATGGGGTGAAAATCATCTCTGTGGGGGTGCAGAAGGCTTCTGAGGAAAACCTGAAGGCGATGGCTACCTCTCAGTTCCATTTCAATCTCAGAACTGCCAGAGACCTCAGCGTATTTGCCCCAAACATGACAGAGATCATCAAGGATGTGACTCAGTACAGGGAAGGAATGGCAGATGACATTATTGTAGAAG CCTGCCAAGGCCCTTCTGTGGCTGATGTGGTGTTCCTGTTGGATATGGCCATTAACGGCAGCCAGGAGGACCTAGATCATCTTAAAGCATTCCTGGGCGAAAGCGTCTCTGCCCTGGACATAAAGGAAAATTGCATGAGGGTTGGCCTGGTGACCTATAGCAATGAGACAAGGGTGATCAGCTCTCTGAGCACGGGTAACAACAAGACAGAGGTCTTGCAGCGCATACAGGATCTGTCCCCTCAAGTAGGGCAGGCCTACACTGGAGCTGCCCTCAGAAAGACTAGGAAGGAAATCTTCAGTGCACAGAGGGGCAGTCGGAAGAACCAAGGGGTCCCTCAGATTGCTGTGCTGGTGACCCACAGAGCTTCAGAAGACAACGTGACCAAGGCAGCTGTCAACCTCCGGCGGGAGGGAGTGACCATCTTTACCATGGGCATAGAGGGGGCTAACCCAGACGAGCTAGAGAAGATCGCATCCCACCCTGCGGAGCAGTTCACCTCCAAACTGGCCAACTTCTCTGAGCTGGCCACCCACAACCAGACATTCCTGAAGAAACTGCGGAACCAAAtcacacacactgtctctgtcttctcagaaCGGACTGAGACCCTCAAATCTG CCTGCGTGGACACAGAGGAAGCCGATATCTATCTACTCATTGATGGTTCAGGGAGCACCCAGCCCACAGACTTCCATGAAATGAAGACCTTCCTGTCAGAGGTGGTGGGCATGTTCAACATTGCTCCCCACAAGGTGCGAGTAGGGGCCGTGCAGTACGCCGACACCTGGGACTTGGAATTTGAGATCTCTAAGTATAGTAACAAGCCTGACTTGGGAAAGGCCATCGAGAACATCAGGCAGATGGGCGGGAATACCAACACGGGGGCGGCTTTGAACTTCACACTGAAGCTGCTGCAAAGAGCAAAGAAGGAGCGAGGAAGCAAAGTGCCATGTCACCTGGTGGTTCTGACCAATGGCATGTCTCGGGACAGCGTCCTGGGGCCTGCCCATAAGCTGAGAGAGGAAAACATCAGAGTGCACGCGATCGGAGTCAAGGAAGCCAACCAAACGCAGCTACGGGAGATAGCGGGAGAGGAAAAGCGAGTTTACTACGTCCATGAGTTCGATGCCTTGAGGAACATAAGGAACCAAGTGGTTCAGGAGATCTGTGCTGAAGAAG CCTGCAGAGACATGAAAGCGGACATCATGTTTCTGGTGGACAGCTCTGGCAGCATCGGACCTGAAAACTTCAGCAAGATGAAGATGTTTATGAAGAACCTGGTGAGCAAATCCCAGATCGGGGCTGACCGGGTGCAAATTGGCGTGGTCCAGTTCAGCCACGAAAACAAGGAGGAGTTTCAGCTCAACACGTTCATGTCTCAAAGTGACATCGCCAACGCCATCGACCGAATGACTCACATTGGAGAAACAACCTTGACGGGCAGTGCCCTGACCTTTGTGTCTCAGTACTTCAGTCCCGACAAGGGGGCCAGGCCCAATGTCAGGAAGTTCCTCATTCTCATCACGGATGGCGAGGCTCAGGACATAGTAAGGGACCCAGCGCTAGCCCTTCGCAAAGAAGGTGTGATAATCTATTCTGTGGGAGTATTTGGCTCCAATGTCACCCAGCTCGAGGAGATCAGTGGAAAGCCAGAGATGGTTTTCTATGTTGAGAATTTTGACATTCTGCAGCATATCGAAGATGACCTCGTTCTGGGGATCTGCAGTCCCCGTGAAG AATGCAAGCGGATTGAAGTTTTGGATGTGGTGTTTGTCATCGATAGCTCCGGCAGCATTGACTATCAAGAATATAACATCATGAAGGACTTCATGATTGGCTTGGTGAAAAAAGCTGACGTGGGCAAGAATCAGGTCCGGTTTGGAGCCCTGAAGTATGCTGATGACCCCGAAGTGCTGTTTTACCTGGATGAACTAGGCACGAAGCTGGAGGTGATTTCAGTGCTCCAGAATGACCATCCCATGGGTGGAAATACTTACACTGCTGAGGCCCTGGCCTTCTCCGATCACATGTTCACCGAAGCCCGGGGCAGCCGTCTGCACAAGGGAGTCCCCCAAGTCCTCATTGTGATTACCGACGGGGAATCTCATGATGCAGAGAAGCTCAACGCCACCGCCAAGGCCCTGAGAGACAAAGGCATTCTAGTCCTGGCTGTGGGGATTGCCGGTGCCAACAGCTGGGAGCTCTTGGCCATGGCAGGGTCAAGTGACAAGTACTACTTTGTAGAGACCTTCGGAGGCCTGAAGGGGATATTTTCCGATGTGTCAGCCAGTGTCTGTAACTCTTCAAAAGTTG aTTGTGAAATTGAAAAGGTTGACCTTGTATTCCTCATGGATGGTTCAAACAGCATCCATCCGGACGACTTCCAGAAGATGAAGGGGTTTTTGGTGTCGGTCGTTCAAGACTTCCATGTCAGCCTCAACAGAGTCCGCATAGGTGTGGCACAGTTCAGCGACAGCTACAGGTCAGAGTTTCTTCTGGGGACGTTCACCGGGGAGAGGGAGATATCCACCCAGATTGAGGGCATCCAGCAGATCTTTGGATACACCCACATCGGAGATGCTCTCAGAAAGGTGAAGTATTTCTTTCAGCCAGACACGGGCAGCAGGATCAGCGCAGGTACCCCCCAGGTGCTGCTGGTCCTCACAGATGGCCGGTCCCAAGACGAGGTAGCTCAGGCCGCTGAGGAGCTGAGACACAAAGGCGTGGACATCTACTCGGTGGGCATCGGGGATGTGGACGACCAGCAGTTGGTCCAGATCACGGGGATGGCGGAGAAAAAACTGACTGTGCATAACTTCGATGAGCTAAAAAAGGTGAAGAAAAGGATCGTTCGGAACATCTGTACCTCAGGTGGCGAGAGCAGTTAA